tttggatgaagaaatttaagattactaaagaattttaaaataacGAAAATTTAAATGatggaattttattttatagaatttgtaaatttttttgtttgggtaacctaaaagaacaatgaaattgaatACGAAATTCGttgtttttaaactctcaattatagaaattggaaaatgacatctatttacatggaatttaaacttaggaattggaggtcccaaattccaagtttttttccatgcggaaattctaaatttctatgtttaggAATCCAAACAAaggaattggtgcatgtcaatttataaattatgtctttaattcaaattccaaatttatttccttcatccaAATATAGTGTACAAGTATCAATATCAcactaaattatatatataattttaaattttaaatataatatataaaattctaaattattATAGCCGTAGATTTAAtatgttttaaatttaattgaaaCGGTTGATAACCAATGATTGATAAATCGAACTGCACATTTTAATCTGAATTGTTATCCCTGGCCACGTGGGCCTCCTAACACGCGGGGCCCAGATGTTGAGCATCACATCCAAAGTAGTGTGCTTTCCTCTCTTTAAAAAAGGCAGGCTCCATCATTCGAGTCAGCCAAATATAAACCCAAATGTTTTGGGTTTAGGTCTTGTTGtttggggtggggggggggggtgggcaATTTTTGAATTTAAACCCTAATATTTGGGTTTGGGCCTCTTGTTGGAGTTGGGCTTTAGGTATTCACTCGGTTGGCCATCAGTTGGTCTTGCACTCTTGCATTGCGGTCCCCTTATGTTCCGATGGAATTCCAAGAAAAGGGAATGTCAATCGTTCTGGCAAGGGAGGAAATTCTTCATTACTCAAACGTGATATTATTTCACCATACAACCGTCATAATTGTAACCctctatgttctttgttactaTCTAAAGATAATCTTAAGAAAAATTCATTCGACTTAAAGACCATTTAACCATTCAAGTACATCAAACAAATCGACGATTATGATACCAAGTAACATCCTCACGATGAATAGTCAAATTCCTTAGATTTATATGGAAAGGtacacaaaagaaaattaaaaccaaaaactatttcaagttgtttttgttttcaaggttttgTTTTCATTCACTCTTCTTATTTCTTTTCCTACCTCTCACTCAGTGGCGGAGCCACTTGAGGACTAGGAGAGGCCTAGGCCTATCATGAAGTTTCTTCACTTTTAGTTTCTGTTTATGCTTTTGATTGGATAGTTTGTATTCTTTGACTTATATACTTTTCCTCTTAGATAGCTTTATTATATTTCtctaattgacaaaaaaaaaaaacgtgtttTACGGAAGTATTGTTATGAAACCAAATACTTATATCAACTAGCATTCTTTAGTTAGTCACCCTTTTGTATGATTTGTTGAACAATGAAACCATGCATATATGGCATGGAGGAATAATTTTTTATCAGTTCGGTGCAAtaatttttgttcaatttcaaTGCAGGAACTCGGTGCTTGTGATATAATTATctcaatcttaattttttttttcacgactTCATTCCTCTCTTATGATTAAAATTCCCCATTtcactaaaaaaaaatgaacttttCTCGCATTAGTTATGTTATTTTTTGTCCAACTTCTTTCATACGGCTTAGAGGCCCCTGCTAGCTTCGATTTCTGGCACTGCCACTGCTCTCACCACCCTTGTTTCTCCCCACCTTCCCTTTATACTCTCCATATCTAAAGCACAAAAAAggtgaaaactaaaaacataaaaccaaacgGCTATTAAACGTACCCTAACTGCGTGTTTAAACCCATCAATGTCCCTCCCTCCCACCACCCTTCCTCCAATGATACACCATGAAAGCACAATGACCAGCTTCAGTTTCGATCACATACGATTTAGTATCGGATAATTGCAGATAGAAATTGGATTCATTTATCCACACAGATTGAGATATCAATTCCCAAAGGCAGTTCCCAGACGAACAATCAATCTTAAGTTGATATACAACTCAAGTAGCTAGAGAAATATAAAACACTAGCTAAGGTCACAAACTTACAATGCTGAACCAAAAGTTAGCTGCTACCAATGGAAGTAAACAGCAGTGCATCTACGGTACTACATCAAGGCGTCCCAAATTATAACGAATATCAAACCTCTTTTGACCTAAGAACATCATACATCCTGGACTTCAACTCTTCCGTGATACACACTCAATAACTGAGATACTTTGTTTATATATCTCGCCACAAACCTCTCCAAGAACAACTTCACAGGCACCAACACAGAACACAAACTCACAGTTTGAATCCCGTTTATCAATCCTTTCAACAACTGAACATCGGGGGTATAAATCCCTTCTCCAAACTGTAAAACATGACCACTGGTGATCTGGCAATCATTTCCGACGGCCATCCCATCTTGTTCACTAAAAATTCCAGTGTTATCGTTAGTTTCTTCTCGGACGCATTCATACAGACCTACAATTTGATAAGACAAGTGCTGAAAATACAGCACAAGGGAATCAAACAGGCACAATGATACGTACCTAGGCCATGGCCACTGAGAAAAGGCTAGCTTCCATAGGCAATTACTCTGCATTACAAATCTTATCAAAGCCTGATCTTTTGTCCCTTGAAAAACGCAAAAATCAGCGACAAGAGTTgcattttcgttttttttaatAACGCAAGCGTTGCATAATTCTTACAAGCGCAAGGGAAGCACAATGATACAGTGATACTTTACCCAGCCATTGCCACAGAAAACAAGGATAACTGCTTGTGGAGGAATATCATTAGACACTAGCAGAGCATAACACAGACTACTCGCAGACAATCAACGATATCCAACACAACTTATAATGTGAAAATTCACACAAGTtacttttgtatttttcatCTCCAGAATAAGATTGTACAATCTACCAAAGGCAGTTCCCAGACGAACAAACTCAAGAACCATCTACAGTTGAACGCACCACAACCACAGAGAGCAGCGCCTGTCATCATCAAGCTGCTTTCAGATACGTTAACAAGATATGCATTTCCTGCATTAAGATTATAACTTGTCACTTGAAAGGTTTTCACTGTTCTTGGCTGtttcaatctttctttttggtCGAGCCAACAAACTACCTTTCATAACCTTACTTCCCTGGCTTTCTGGTTAGGATTTCTCTTCCTTAGACTTCACATTGAACCGAAAAACAAAGCAGTAGTTTTCGCACAGTTTGCTCAGCTTCGGATCCGATACTGCAATAGATATGATCTTGCATCCCGGCCCTCACTAGCTCTTCGCATGGTTATGCAAACAACATGCCCGAGGGAAATTAGTGTACATAACTAAATGAGGTACTAGCAATGAGCAGTGCTGCATTGttgggtacaaataaaacagCAGTTACAATACTGAGCTAAAAGCTAGATGCTACCAATGAAATCTAACTCTTCCACATTCCACTTATTTTCCTCTAAAGTACAAAGAacgtacacacacacatattgcACGGAGTGGCAGGTTTTTTCATTCCTTCATTGCCACAATAGATTAGATTGAACCCCAATAAAGCAACATATGTGTATAATCTATCGAATGCAGTTCCCATACGAACAAAGTCAAGAACACCAATCTTAAGTTGAAAGCACCACAATCTGGTCAAATCTCAAGTTAATttcaaatacaacaacaactacaaaagccttttcccactaagttaGTTCCAAATAAGAAAGTAAATATATAACTAAAGTAGCTAGACAGTGGAACGCTaagacaaacaaataattaacaaatgaATTCATTtctagaaaaatataaaacagtaCTTAAGTTCACAAACTTACAATGCTGAGCCAAAAGTTAGCTCCTACCAATGGAAATGAACAGCACTGCATCTACGATACTACCACCATCAGACATCCTGGACTTCAACTCTTTTGACCTACCACCATCATACATCCTGGACTTCAACTCTTCCTTGATACACACTCAATAACTGAGGTACTTCATTTATATTTCTGGCCACAAACCTCTCCAAGAAATACTTCTCCGCAGGCACCAACAAAGAAGACAAACTCACATTTTCAATCCCCTTTATCAATCCTTTCAACAATAAAACTTTAACAACTGAACACCTTGGAATCACTCTCTTCTCCAAACTTAAACAGATGACCTGCGGGctttttacaataatttttgaAGACCACCCCATCTCGTTCACTAAAAATTCCAGTGCTCGTATTAATTTCTTCTCCGAGACAATCATACAATAAGGCTGACTCCTGAAAGCAGAGAGAACATCATCCTCAGACCAACCCCACCTCTTATAAATTTTGCGACTTCGATTCCATACAGACCTATTGCTACCACACAATGCGTATATTGCGAGTACCGATTTTGATTTTTGCAGATTAAAACCCATTTGCTTAACCTCATCCACAAGTTCACCAAGCTCTTTAGGCTTTCGCATAAAAACCTTGGGGTGATAAACAAGCAAGTGAGAAATGCAGGATTGGGGAATACCAGAATCTCTCAAAACCTCAATATTTGGCGCCACCTTCTTAGAGTGGCCTTCAGCAAAAATCCAGGAGCCGCGCCTTAAAACGGAAACGACATTTTTCTGAGAAAGCAGACTCCTAAGGAAATCATAAGTGGGTGCAATCCGTTTCTCCAAGCTCGTAGACAAAAGATTCGGTTCATATGCCAGAGTTTTTGCAAGGTACCCCTCTGAAAATCCAAGAGAAGCGAAAAACTCAAGCTTTGGCAAAAGGGTTTTCTCCGGATTGGAGTTAAGAACTTGAGAGTGATTCCTGACGATataggagatctggctctcagAGAATCCATGGTTACTAAGTAAGGACAAAACGGAGTCTGCACTTTTGGGGGATCGCAACTCGACCCACTTAGACGCTGAAATCGCACCTTCTGGGGACAGCCCACATGAGTTTATGAGGTAATTGACTGTGAAATCGTGGTGGGTTTCTGAGCTTTCTGAGGTGAAGCGTCTGCAGAGTAGCATATTTTGAAGAGGAAAGTGCGAGGGTTTTACATCTCCAACTACAAATCGTTTAAATGTGGAAGCTACTATGCAGGAAGATGGAGAATGACACAATCTGAGGGTAACGACTTTCAATTTGGAAAGCAATACCATCGTTTCAGTTAAGAATAGATGATCAATTTCCAATTTTGAACTGGAAATGGCCCCAAAAAACCCTACCAGGTCTTCCGCTCactgggtttttggttttagcATATTTCAATTTCTCATCTTTTCCTTTGGAGTTTAATAGAGGTTAGCTTTTAGTTGtggaatttatttaattattatttctagccatttgttattcattatttttttatcgtTTGTAGATGGCGTATTATCGCAATAATTGAAAAAAGTTGTTCTTATGTCTCTCTATGCGGGTATGATCTACACCAATTCGTTTTTTCTCTAACAATTAACTATTTAGCCTACTAACACTATCGTTCTACTAATAAAAAAGTTGGTCATGTATTGCATATGATCAAACCCAATTTCTCTTGTTGGAGTTATAATCCTACAAAATTGGAATCAAATTCAACTTTTCGGTCAGTATGGATTGCTTAAGGATTTCATGATCGTCCACGGTTAGACTTGATATCAGTGATACAAATTAAATAACACGAAAGCCCATCCATTTCTCCACATTTGATATCAAATCCAAAAGTGATGGCTCGTTCATTAACGCTTTAAACACACTTTTTCGTTTTGCAGATACAAAAACGTGTAAAAAATGTTTGACATACTGTTTTGtaaaaattgactcaaaacaataTTTAGCCTAAGTTCTGTATAATATTAAATTGGTGTTTCCTCTGTATTTCAAGAATGattttcaaaataatagaaCATAAAATATACATTGTAAAACAAAGGTagagtttaataaataaaattatgtatgtcaccactaccaccaccaccgccaccacaCAACCTTCTCCATCATCCCACAATCATTACCACCACCACGACCATCTCTGACACCACCATCATTGCCACCACCATATCCTCCACTGCCACCACCAAGCCACAACAACCTCCACCGTCTCACCATCACCACAATCAACAACAACACCACCATCTTGCCATGACCATCGCCACCATCACTACCACCACTACCATATTTTACATCGCTATCACCAACCACCACTACCATCACCACCTATACTATCTCACCGCTACAGCTGCCACTACCATCGCCACCATCAATACATTCTTCAATCCGTTACCTTCATCATTGCCACCACCACTCCACCATCTTCACCGTCTCCACCCCATTACCCTCACCACTACCACCACTCCAACCACCATTGTTACCAACACCACTCTCTTCTCAACGACCATGACCACCATTACTATCACAcacaaatttatatatattgacTTTTTAGATATTGGTACGAGACAcattttcactatttttcattacCAGATTAATTGTCTAAATTATTCTCAAATCATAAAAATCGAAATTCCTATTTGTGGTTTTCATTTTAAGAAACAGATTTTCCAAAAATTGTTTTGCAAGGCATTACCAAATGGACATAAATGACCATATATTCTTTGATCAACTGTTAACCAACAAAATTATGATAATGATTTATCTTTATAGTCTATAAATAAGTGTGGGCATTGTTCGATTTGGTTGGTCACaacttgataggatttttaccatcCCAAAAAGTAAggataaaaatacttaaaaatatttgcaagagaacaaggtagTCGTAGTATAGTAACTCAAGCAAGGTTTTGAAAAAGGTTGATTTTATaacttaaaatattaaaaacgaaattaattaaaaagattaGAAAAGCAAtatcaaagaaaaggaaatgaattttttttgaaaaccaaattgtaaaAGTCTAGGTtccgccgtcaccttaacaatttTATGTAGTTTAACcgattacttatgaattacataTCCAACTttaaaggttaggttttcctaatacatATTCTCCTCTTgatattcaagcaagaacgtatatctaacatgcaacccattTGTGATATTCAGATGAAATATGAACATACAAGACTCATTAacttttgtgaaaaccctttgaaaaaccaaataacaattattaaccacaagaagtaATACTCAATCATCCGGTGATATTCTGGTCAAATTGCATCAGATTACTTAtttaaacatcctaatggtagctaaacaataataattcaaagtatgcatgcataatatcataagcaattgaataaaaattacatattcatgttAAGGCTCATGGCCTCGCTCTAGCAAACAAAGATTTAGTTACGTGCAAccataaaacaaaaggaattttattgaaatagaaaaaggaTAGAATACcccttgaaagaaaaaaatacaaaagttCTCCAAATTGATGCGTCTCCCTCTTTTTaaaaaccctaatggctaaatatctttatttatactactataaaataaaactctaaaaggtcttagaataaaactaggaaacataataaaataataaactagCAAATAAAAGGTTTCGTATTTAAATTGAAATTCGAACTTCTCATAAAATTAGACTTTTGACCAACCAAATTAACTCCGATTTGGGCCCAAAAGGTCTAGTTTGAAAGCTGAAGACGTCCCTATAAATCCTCAAAAAGAATCTTTCTCAAAATATGCCATTTTGACCTCCAAACTATCCAAAACGTTCAAAAACGTCAATTTGGAAAATGTACGAGCTGGGCCTTAATTTCATTGCCACGGTCAAACGGCTCAAtagaaaaatctgaaactttgatacaatcatctaGAAAGGCTcatgaacatcctccaattggaatcactccaaaattcgtccatttaattattttatgctcaagaggaagtcgaatgtcctacattagaaatataattcaaagtatcaaaatctcaccaaaataaccaataaattataactaagaatagggtaaaatatatagcaTAATATCAactcatcacaactcacaagaaaAATGAATGTCTATGTGAACGACATGATTGTCAAGTCTTGGCTTATTCTTTTTTAGCGGCTCACAAATGAATGTAGCCTGTCCAAAATGGATTTAGATCTCAATCGGATTCTCTTCGTGAGAATCCTAGCGATCCTCACATCTTCTCCGTTACCGTACATCGTGCAACCATAatcattttgaaatttttttaatttaaaattaaacacaaacagtacctaatgaaaactgaccgcacgatgtacgatgaacggataagATATGAGAATCTCTAGGTCTTCATAAAGAAGATCCGAAGAGGATTCTCATCCGTCCAAAATATCCTAGATTTCCTTCTCCGTCTTTGGTACCGACATATGttgattatttcttttccttctcaatAAAAGAAAGCCAAGAACGCCACCTCCTAATCGGTTCCCATATATCGGCGGACAAATTCTAACACATGACCACTGGTGATCTGGCAATCATTTCCGACGGCCATCCCATCCTTTTCACTAAAAATTCCAGTGTTATCTTTAGTTTCTTCTCGAACGCATTCATAGAGACCTATAATTTGATAAGACAAGTGCTGAAAATACAGCACAAGGGAATCACAAGGGCACAACGATACTTACCTAGGCCATGGCCACTGAGAAAAGGCTAGCTTCCATGGGCAATTACTAACAGGCAATTACTCTGCATTACAAATCTTATCAAAGCCTGATCTTTTGTCCCTTGAAAAACGCAAAAATCAGCGACAAGAgttgcattttcatttttttttaaaataacgcAAGCGTTGCATAATTCTTACAAGCGCAAGGGAAGCACAATGATACAGTGATACTTTACCCAGCCATTGCCACCGAAAACAAGGATAACTGCTTGTGGAGGAATATCATTAGACACTAGTGTTATCCATATTGTTTATATGATCAAAACACAACATATACAATTAGatataaaatttatatgaagCACTTACTTGATGAAGATGCAGCAGCCATGTGGACTATGCGTGGCTAGTAAACACCAAGTCTGATGCAGTTGTTGTGATCGAACAGTACACCGATTCTTCTGCAAACTCCTAGCTTTATGAAAATGCTCTATGGGAAGCTTTAGTTGTCGTGTCTAGGGTTGGCAGGGACCGGTGCTTATATACTAGCCAAAAGTCTTAGATTCCATCCATAAGGGAAAGCTAAGAACTCTCCTTACTTGGCTCTTAAGTAAattatcataatcatatattattattattaaggaatCAATCAAAACCTACTTATATTGTAAGACACTTAATGTAGGGTTGATATAAGGAAAGTAAATCGCAACTCAACTGATCTCCAACTtatacattcctattacatataGTAGACCATTTAtggttgatttatattgaataaatccaacattctcccacttggtctaCTAATTGTAATGATCATGCTTCAAACATATGTCGGAGATCATTGTTTCTTTAATGGCCATATCACTGCGATCCAATCCCATCCTTAATTCAAATTTCTGTCAAATGGACTTCTCAATGCAGGACTAACAAGGTTGTAAAGATATTTCATCTCAGAACCTTCATAATCACATACATTGTGTCAACCATTCACATGAAAACCATCAAATTATGATCTAGAGATGAACCTTAACTCAAGAAATGTCTTACACTATATCATCTCAGGTCCACTTTAATTGTAACTTTATTAAGTCACACCTTATGCCGTTTGAACGATATACATGTTTGCCAATGCAAACTTTTTACCATTCCAAAGTCACATTTATGCTTTTAAGTAGCCTTCATGTTTACCAATGTAAACTTTTTATCATTCCGACATCACACTTATGCTTTTAAGTAGCCCACATGTTTACCAATGTAAACTTTTTATCATTCCGACATCACACTTATGCTTTTAAGTAGCCCACATGTTTACCAATGTAAACTTTTTATCATTCCAAAATGCCACCTTATACTTTCAAGCATTCTGCATGTTTGCCAACGCAAACTTGTATTGTTCCAAGATGAACTTATGCCAGATGTATGAAATATGCATGCAACACGTGaacacaaataattaaaaaacaaacaacaatCTTTATTCAAACCCAACCTCGGAAACAAACCACATCTCTAACCCGAAACAAGTTTGATTCACTTATTTTACTGCAGCTGAAGGAAAACAGCTTTTTACTCCCACTAACTCAGCATATCAAAGTTCGAGATCAATCCCATATTCTCTACGTGCTTCTTAAAAGACATGACTGAAAGAGGCTTGTTCAAGGGATCTGCAAGCATTGATGCAGTATCAATATAGCTGATCTTTATGAACCCTTGCTTAATCTTTTCTCTGATCAACTTGTACTTGATATTCATGTGTTTGGTTCCAGAAGACCTCTTGTTGTTCTTCGAATAGAAAACTGCAGCAGTGTTGTCACAGAATATCTGTAATGGATTTGTGACAATATTGAGAACTCTCATGCCTTCTATGAATTTTCCAATCCAAACGGCCTGGGAAGTGGCTTCAAAACATGCCATGTATTCTGCCATCATGGTAGATGTAGCTATGTTCTTCTGTTTCATACTTTTCCACGAGATTGCACCTCCTGCCATCATGAAGATATAGCTAGATGTTGATTTTAATGAGTCTTGACATCCTGCGAAATCTGAATCACAGTAGCCAACCAATTCGAGCTTATCACTTCTCTTGTATACTAATttataatgtttggttttctgtAAATATCTAAGCACCTTCTTTGCTGCAATCCAATGAGCATGTCCAGGATTCGACTGATATCTCCCCAGCAAACTCAATGCAAAAGCAATGTCAGGTCTAGTGCATACTTGTGCATACATTAGGCTCCCTACAACTGAAGCATAAGGTTTATCATTCATCTCAAGCTTTTCAATTTCAGTTCTAGGACTTTGCAGCTTGCTTAGTTTATCTCCTTTGGTCACTGGCACATCACATCCGCTGCATGTTGACATATTGAACCTTTTGAGTATCTTGTCAATATATCCCTTCTGTGATAGCCCAAGCAAACCCCTCCTTTTGTCCCGAGTAATTTCTATCCCCAAGACATAAGAGGCGTCACCcatatctttcatctcaaagttGTCACTGAGTATCAATTTTGTTTCATGTAGTAAGGTCAAATCAGTGCTAGCTATGaggatatcatccacatatagcaCCAATATAGTGAAGTGTCTCCCACTGGATTTGAAATATATGCACTCATCTTCTGAATTCTCATCAAAACCATGTGATTGCATAACTTCATcgaacctcaaataccattgcctcgATGCCTGCTTTAAGCCATAAATTGATTTTCGAAGTTTGCATACTAATTCCTTACCATCTGCATCAATGAATCCCTCAGGTTGTCGCATATAAATTTCTTCCTCCAAAGTACCATTTAGGAATGcagtttttacatccatttgatgtaaatGAAGATCATAGTGAGCCACTAAAGCCATTACAAACctgaatgaatcttttgttgagACTGGTGAGAATGTCTCAGTGTAATCAATTCCCTCTTGTTGAGTGTATCCCTTGGCTACAAGTCTAGCCTTGAATCTTTCAATTTCTCCCTTAGAGTCCTTCTTAGTCTTATACACCCACTTACATCCGATTGGCTTTGCTCCCTTTGGTAACACTGCAAGTTCCCACACTTTATTCTTTTTCATGGATTCAAGTTCACTTTCCATGGCTTTCACCCACTCTTCTTGCTGCAATCCACTTACAGCCTCTTTATATGTTGCAGGTTCGCCAATGTTGATATCTGCTTCACTCAAATACAACATAAAATCATCTGAGATGGCTGATTTCCTCAGTCTTGTAGATTTTCGAATGATGGGTGCAAGGATTTCAGGAATTGGTTCTGTAACTTGTACTAGTTCATGTGGAGCATCATTAGTGGCATTCGGTTCTTCCATATTGACTGTAGTATCATCAATGGCATCATTTTGCACAACATTCTCAGTATTCTCAGTAACTGGTGGTAAGAGATGACTGTGGCTTGTGTTTGGAGTCTGCACCCCAGTGTCTTCTACATTTTCTTGTAAATTAGATTCATCTTGTTCTTCAAAAACCAAGTTGTGATTTAAGATTCCCTCTGTTATCTCTTCTATGAACTTCACTTTATTTGTCTCAATGAAACGCATAGAATTTCCAGGACAATAAAATCTATATCCCTTGGTTCTCGGTGGATAACCAATGAAATAGCAACTTACAGTTTTGGGATCTAACTTCTTTTCCTGAGGATTATATGCTCTTGCTTCTGCTTTACATCCCCATATTCTCAAATGTAACAAGCTAGGCTTTCTGTTGTTCCAAATTTCGAAAGGTGTTGAAGTGACAGATTTGCTCGGTGCCCTATTGCAGATATAATTTGCAGTTTTAATTGCATCACCCCAAAGAAACATTGGCAAGTTGGTAATGCTCATCATGCTTCTTACCATATCCTTCAAGGTACGATTCTTTCTTTCAGAGACACCATTCTGTTGTGGTGTTCCAGGATTTGTATATTGAGCTACAATTCCTTCACTTTGCAGATAAAGTGCAAAAGGCCCTGGATTTCTTCCATGTTCAGTGTATCTCCCATAATATTCACCGCCTCTGTCAGACCTCACAGTTTTGATTTTCTTATCCAACTGTTTTTCAACTTCAGCCTTGTAAATTTGAAAAGCATTCAAAGCACTGGATTTCTCAGTAAGCAAATATAAGTAACAATATCTTGAATGGTCATCTATGAATGTTATGAAGTACCTATAGCCATCATAAGTAGGCGTGGGGAAAGGCCCACATATGTCAGTGTGTATGAGTTCTAGTAATCCATTACTTCTGATTGCATCTTTCTTGTGTGAACTCACCATTTTTCCTTTAATGCATTCAATACATGTAACCGGATTGTCAAACACAAGTGGTGGAAGTATGCCACTTTTACTTAGGTTCTTTATTCTCTCAATTGAAATATGCCCTAATCTTTTGTGCCAAAGAGTGGATGAAGTCTCATCTTGATTCAATCTCTTCTGTCCAATTAAATGTGC
This is a stretch of genomic DNA from Malus domestica chromosome 02, GDT2T_hap1. It encodes these proteins:
- the LOC103411095 gene encoding transcription termination factor MTERF6, chloroplastic/mitochondrial-like, whose protein sequence is MVLLSKLKVVTLRLCHSPSSCIVASTFKRFVVGDVKPSHFPLQNMLLCRRFTSESSETHHDFTVNYLINSCGLSPEGAISASKWVELRSPKSADSVLSLLSNHGFSESQISYIVRNHSQVLNSNPEKTLLPKLEFFASLGFSEGYLAKTLAYEPNLLSTSLEKRIAPTYDFLRSLLSQKNVVSVLRRGSWIFAEGHSKKVAPNIEVLRDSGIPQSCISHLLVYHPKVFMRKPKELGELVDEVKQMGFNLQKSKSVLAIYALCGSNRSVWNRSRKIYKRWGWSEDDVLSAFRSQPYCMIVSEKKLIRALEFLVNEMGWSSKIIVKSPQVICLSLEKRVIPRCSVVKVLLLKGLIKGIENVSLSSLLVPAEKYFLERFVARNINEVPQLLSVYQGRVEVQDV